One window from the genome of Paenibacillus azoreducens encodes:
- a CDS encoding MFS transporter, with the protein MKRNGSIFFIALGIFSIINTELGVVGLLPLIMKKYGVTAPQAGMLVSSFALIIALFGPWMTLLMSRWNRKRVLTGVLALFAVFNLVSAFAPTFPILLTFRVIPAFFHPVYFSIAFVLAAVLSDKERAALASRKVFLGVSTGMVLGIPITSFVANQFSLGSAFVLSAIVNGVACLGIAFMVPSTADDQKPASIRRQLGVLRKPALWLNIGAASFILAAMFDVYSYFAEFMGQRPGMNGGMVSILLVVFGASGVAGNWYAGKLLGRSLTKTTLLYPVALALCYILLHYKGASLIWLSVIVVIWGAVHTSGLIVSQIWLTSEASEAPEFANSLFVSFSNLGVTIGTAAGGWVIARAGTGEIIWGGILFAALALLCIAAGTVLRAKTKTPTVLDGKS; encoded by the coding sequence GTGAAACGGAACGGTTCTATATTTTTCATTGCACTTGGCATTTTTAGCATTATTAATACCGAACTTGGCGTCGTCGGCCTGCTGCCGCTGATTATGAAAAAGTACGGAGTGACCGCCCCTCAGGCGGGTATGCTTGTAAGTTCATTTGCGCTCATTATTGCACTGTTTGGTCCCTGGATGACTCTCCTGATGTCGAGATGGAATCGGAAACGCGTTCTGACGGGCGTTCTCGCGTTGTTTGCCGTCTTTAACCTCGTTTCGGCTTTTGCGCCGACCTTTCCAATTTTGTTGACATTTCGGGTCATTCCGGCTTTCTTTCATCCTGTTTATTTCTCCATTGCCTTCGTATTGGCTGCGGTGCTGTCGGATAAAGAGCGGGCCGCACTTGCAAGTAGAAAGGTATTTCTCGGAGTTAGCACGGGGATGGTGCTTGGCATTCCGATTACGTCTTTCGTCGCTAATCAATTTTCGCTTGGGAGTGCGTTTGTTCTCTCGGCGATTGTGAACGGGGTTGCCTGTCTGGGAATCGCCTTTATGGTACCGTCTACAGCCGACGACCAAAAACCTGCCTCAATCAGACGGCAGCTCGGGGTATTGCGTAAACCGGCCTTGTGGCTGAATATCGGAGCCGCCAGTTTTATACTCGCCGCGATGTTTGACGTGTACAGCTATTTTGCCGAATTTATGGGGCAGCGTCCGGGTATGAATGGGGGGATGGTGAGCATCTTGCTGGTCGTTTTTGGCGCCAGCGGCGTGGCGGGCAACTGGTATGCAGGCAAATTGCTTGGACGTTCTCTGACGAAAACGACGCTGCTGTATCCGGTCGCGTTGGCATTGTGCTACATTCTCCTGCACTATAAAGGAGCATCGCTCATTTGGCTTAGCGTAATCGTTGTAATATGGGGAGCGGTGCATACAAGCGGACTTATCGTCAGTCAAATCTGGCTGACATCGGAAGCGTCTGAAGCGCCGGAGTTTGCGAACAGTCTATTCGTTTCCTTTTCCAATCTGGGGGTCACGATCGGGACGGCTGCAGGAGGTTGGGTGATCGCCCGAGCCGGTACGGGAGAAATAATATGGGGCGGTATTCTGTTTGCCGCGTTGGCCTTGCTGTGCATCGCTGCGGGCACCGTATTGCGGGCAAAGACGAAGACGCCGACGGTACTGGATGGAAAATCATAA
- a CDS encoding PaaI family thioesterase — protein MNGLLSQYKRIIAGEIAPSPVELLMGIRPLDIEEGRSVFELEATYDHSNPQGTVNGGVTTTLADMAMGMAFGTTLQPHETFTTIELKINFLKPIWLGKVRAEAEVKKRGKTIGLVECNLFDEKGSLVAFSTSTCMVLEGEKASGRSQHTADDTR, from the coding sequence TTGAATGGATTGTTATCCCAATATAAACGCATTATCGCAGGAGAAATTGCGCCGTCTCCTGTCGAACTTCTAATGGGTATCCGACCTTTAGACATCGAGGAGGGCCGTTCGGTTTTTGAATTGGAAGCAACGTACGATCATTCCAATCCGCAAGGAACGGTTAATGGCGGCGTCACGACTACCCTTGCCGATATGGCGATGGGCATGGCGTTCGGAACGACGCTTCAGCCGCATGAAACGTTCACGACCATTGAATTGAAAATCAATTTCTTGAAGCCGATCTGGCTGGGAAAGGTCAGGGCGGAAGCCGAGGTGAAAAAACGCGGCAAAACGATCGGTTTGGTGGAATGCAATCTGTTCGATGAGAAAGGAAGTCTGGTTGCTTTTTCCACGAGTACATGCATGGTGCTTGAAGGCGAAAAGGCCAGCGGCAGGTCACAGCATACTGCAGATGACACAAGATGA
- a CDS encoding response regulator transcription factor: MNKVTILVVDDDSEIRDFIRIFLCNEGYHVLEAENGLQALEIVKTSSVQLIILDVMMAHMDGIRACLKIREFSKIPIIILSAKEEEIDVITGLTTGADDYMTKPFSLLELTARVKAQLRRQSYSVKKPEEDVIAAGDLIIDRAMHQVTVKGKEISLTPLEFSILELMASHRGQVFSVDKIYERVWKESSNISDNTVVVHIRNLREKIEANPREPRYVKTVWGVGYKIEK, encoded by the coding sequence ATGAACAAGGTCACCATATTGGTTGTGGATGACGACTCCGAAATCAGGGACTTTATACGTATCTTCTTGTGTAATGAAGGATATCATGTGCTGGAAGCGGAGAATGGTTTGCAGGCGCTGGAGATTGTCAAGACATCATCCGTGCAATTGATCATTCTGGACGTGATGATGGCCCATATGGATGGAATCAGGGCATGCCTGAAAATCAGAGAATTCTCGAAGATCCCCATTATCATACTGTCTGCCAAGGAAGAAGAAATTGATGTTATAACCGGGTTGACTACCGGAGCGGATGATTATATGACCAAGCCGTTCAGTCTCTTGGAATTGACGGCCCGGGTCAAGGCGCAACTACGCCGGCAAAGCTACTCCGTCAAGAAGCCAGAGGAAGACGTCATTGCCGCCGGTGACTTAATCATAGACAGGGCGATGCATCAAGTAACCGTAAAGGGAAAGGAAATATCCCTGACACCTCTTGAATTTTCCATACTCGAACTGATGGCAAGCCATCGCGGACAAGTGTTTAGCGTGGATAAAATTTATGAAAGGGTTTGGAAAGAGTCTTCCAACATCTCGGATAACACGGTTGTAGTTCATATCCGAAACCTCCGGGAGAAAATTGAGGCGAACCCGCGGGAACCCCGGTACGTCAAGACAGTTTGGGGAGTGGGTTACAAAATTGAAAAATAA
- a CDS encoding sensor histidine kinase produces MKNKLLALISGKRSIRVRMFWSFILSLIIAMNVSSLLNEFLLNSLLADRHFPYLSTLLYGVLSIVSFIVPFILSFSLMTRRIVQYLLNLAEGLDYIAGGNLRHRVPLLRKDELGRVAENINAMAEKLERQIAKERQIEKSKMDLITGVSHDLRTPLTNIIGYLELLKNRVYHNEQEQERFVDITYNKAMQLKNLIDDLFEYTRLTSSDAKLVMGQFDIRELLTQIAAEFQPFAKELGVTVETFLAFKPMPIPMDPGKIRRAIDNLLMNALKFSVKPGVVRVSLEARSPFVAIKVENEGTPISKEQEELLFERFYKADHSRTAHAIQAGSGLGLSIAKNIVERHNGTLSLVHSSGRYAFIIELPVSNPA; encoded by the coding sequence TTGAAAAATAAACTCCTTGCTCTGATTTCCGGGAAACGAAGCATTCGTGTGCGCATGTTCTGGTCGTTTATTCTAAGCTTAATCATTGCGATGAACGTATCGTCCCTACTCAACGAATTTTTGTTAAATAGTCTTCTTGCCGATAGACATTTCCCCTATTTATCAACCCTGTTATATGGCGTATTATCTATTGTTTCGTTTATCGTCCCCTTTATTTTGAGCTTTTCCCTTATGACCCGACGAATCGTGCAATATTTGCTTAATCTGGCGGAAGGACTTGATTATATCGCCGGAGGAAATCTGCGCCATCGCGTTCCGCTCTTAAGGAAAGACGAACTGGGCAGGGTTGCGGAAAACATTAACGCTATGGCCGAAAAACTGGAACGCCAAATCGCAAAGGAACGGCAAATCGAAAAGTCCAAAATGGACTTGATTACAGGCGTATCCCACGATTTACGGACGCCCCTTACCAACATAATCGGGTATCTGGAATTGTTGAAAAACAGAGTCTATCACAATGAGCAGGAGCAGGAACGATTCGTCGACATCACCTACAACAAAGCCATGCAACTGAAGAACCTCATTGATGACTTATTTGAGTACACGCGTCTTACCTCCAGTGACGCCAAGCTAGTAATGGGCCAGTTCGATATACGGGAACTGCTCACGCAGATTGCAGCCGAATTCCAACCCTTCGCCAAAGAACTTGGGGTCACTGTGGAGACGTTTTTGGCGTTCAAGCCGATGCCGATACCTATGGATCCGGGAAAAATAAGGAGAGCCATCGACAACCTTCTGATGAATGCTTTGAAGTTCTCCGTGAAGCCGGGAGTTGTTCGCGTATCATTGGAAGCACGCTCCCCTTTTGTTGCCATCAAGGTCGAGAATGAAGGAACTCCGATATCGAAGGAACAGGAAGAGCTGCTATTTGAGCGGTTTTACAAAGCCGATCACTCGCGAACGGCCCATGCGATCCAGGCCGGTTCAGGATTAGGACTATCCATTGCCAAGAATATCGTCGAAAGGCACAACGGCACCTTAAGCCTGGTTCATTCATCGGGACGTTATGCTTTCATCATTGAACTTCCCGTATCCAATCCCGCATAA
- a CDS encoding alpha/beta hydrolase family protein, whose product MRFWEIGLIVVNFGLLYWAVITNKKGGRGLFIPLGIALSLVIVQIVVEGGRWEMIPAYLTPLLLTAYFFIGKRKEGGKSRIALTVQAVLLTVYLLVSVAPPAVLPVFSFDEPTGPYAVGTTVYHWVDDKRREVYSDNPADRRELMAQIWYPAAEGGGEERSPYLQNASKMTKAISSKMMGLPAFVLSHLGLIKTHALVDAKLSNSGSPYPVLIFSHGMNGYRNQNMYQLEELASHGYIVIAIDYAYEAAASVYPDGRVAVSKTDPNLTSNAQYGMHIPLWTSDAAFVLNQVAKLNQNDAAGRFTGKIDLDRIGMLGHSFGGAVTVQMLKNDSRVKAALSMDGGFYGPPVSDKGFGKPFFMMYADETYSKIMTSYDDVAEQFGGVSREAFEAPRKEYIQKSGYALAGGGLSILIPGSKHASYTDLALFSPLLGLSGTDPRRDHRIVNEFSVAFFDRYLKGKDDSTLQDLAAKYPEVNFKVNN is encoded by the coding sequence ATGAGATTTTGGGAAATAGGCTTGATCGTGGTTAATTTTGGCCTGTTGTACTGGGCGGTAATCACGAACAAGAAAGGTGGACGGGGATTGTTCATCCCTTTAGGGATCGCCCTCAGTTTGGTAATCGTGCAGATTGTTGTGGAAGGTGGACGTTGGGAGATGATTCCGGCCTACTTGACACCGCTCTTATTGACGGCTTATTTCTTCATTGGCAAGCGGAAGGAGGGCGGCAAAAGCAGGATTGCGCTTACGGTTCAAGCGGTGCTATTGACCGTATATTTGTTGGTCTCGGTTGCGCCGCCTGCAGTGCTGCCGGTATTCTCATTTGATGAACCAACGGGACCCTATGCGGTCGGAACGACGGTTTATCATTGGGTTGACGATAAGCGGCGGGAAGTATATTCGGATAACCCTGCCGATAGGCGCGAGCTGATGGCGCAAATTTGGTATCCGGCTGCCGAAGGCGGCGGGGAAGAGAGAAGCCCTTACCTCCAGAATGCATCTAAGATGACAAAAGCCATATCAAGCAAAATGATGGGTCTTCCGGCTTTTGTGCTAAGCCATCTAGGGTTGATCAAAACGCATGCTTTGGTAGATGCCAAACTCTCGAACTCGGGGAGCCCGTACCCGGTTTTGATTTTTTCCCATGGGATGAACGGATATCGCAATCAGAATATGTACCAGCTAGAGGAGCTTGCCAGCCACGGCTACATCGTAATAGCCATCGATTATGCCTATGAAGCTGCGGCTTCCGTTTACCCTGACGGAAGAGTCGCCGTGAGCAAAACCGATCCCAACTTGACTTCCAATGCCCAGTATGGAATGCACATCCCGCTTTGGACCAGCGACGCTGCGTTTGTGCTCAATCAAGTGGCGAAGCTCAATCAGAACGATGCTGCAGGTCGATTTACCGGCAAAATCGATCTTGATCGAATCGGCATGCTTGGACATTCATTCGGTGGAGCTGTTACGGTGCAAATGTTAAAGAATGATTCGCGTGTGAAGGCTGCCCTTAGTATGGATGGAGGGTTTTATGGTCCGCCGGTTTCAGACAAAGGATTCGGAAAGCCGTTCTTCATGATGTATGCAGACGAGACGTACAGCAAAATAATGACTTCTTACGATGATGTCGCCGAACAGTTTGGCGGGGTAAGCCGCGAAGCGTTCGAAGCCCCAAGGAAAGAATATATCCAAAAATCGGGCTATGCTCTGGCAGGCGGAGGGTTATCGATCCTTATTCCGGGTTCAAAGCATGCAAGCTACACCGATCTTGCGTTATTCTCTCCGCTGCTAGGCCTCAGCGGCACGGACCCGCGGCGGGATCACCGCATCGTGAACGAATTCAGTGTTGCCTTCTTCGATCGGTATTTAAAAGGGAAAGACGATTCTACGCTGCAAGATTTGGCCGCCAAGTACCCAGAAGTGAATTTCAAGGTGAACAACTAA
- a CDS encoding RNA polymerase sigma factor — protein sequence MAIRLDGELAEGDAFARIEPYLPGLKAYCRSLAGNEWDSEDLMQEVLTKAMQAILRSPHRSISRAFLFRIAKNAWIDHCRAERKRHNDTTFDEDFHLSASLSMNEWLARELLEQLAESLNPRQMVLVILIDAFVFSAAETALLLRMTEGAVKEGLKRARRRLHSFAGGNRQDIVRNGKPKRRVGEDMPTVLFETFVAGFQKGDAEMICRAYLSLASQGVMIEKVSVEEGRYSFALRDPDGHLIGFFQNI from the coding sequence ATGGCGATTAGACTCGACGGGGAGTTGGCGGAAGGAGACGCTTTCGCAAGGATAGAGCCCTACTTGCCCGGATTGAAGGCATATTGCAGGTCTCTTGCCGGTAACGAATGGGATTCAGAGGACTTGATGCAGGAAGTACTAACGAAGGCAATGCAGGCAATTTTGCGGTCGCCCCATCGTTCGATCAGTCGAGCATTCCTTTTCCGGATTGCAAAGAACGCTTGGATTGACCACTGCAGGGCAGAGCGGAAGCGGCACAACGATACGACATTCGATGAGGATTTCCATCTGTCTGCCTCGCTTTCTATGAATGAATGGCTGGCCCGCGAGCTGCTTGAACAGCTGGCCGAATCGCTGAATCCCAGGCAAATGGTGCTCGTCATCCTGATCGATGCATTCGTGTTCAGCGCGGCAGAGACTGCATTGTTATTACGCATGACAGAAGGCGCTGTAAAAGAAGGGCTGAAACGGGCGCGCCGGCGCTTGCACTCATTTGCGGGCGGGAACAGGCAGGACATCGTGAGAAATGGAAAGCCGAAGAGGCGCGTCGGAGAGGACATGCCTACAGTATTGTTCGAGACATTCGTGGCAGGCTTTCAAAAAGGAGATGCAGAGATGATTTGTCGTGCATATCTGAGTCTGGCTTCCCAAGGTGTCATGATCGAAAAAGTATCTGTAGAGGAAGGCCGCTATTCCTTTGCGCTTCGGGATCCGGACGGTCATTTGATTGGATTTTTTCAAAATATTTAG
- a CDS encoding VOC family protein encodes MAVSVKNYAVVQLPVRDLEVSVRWYKEILGIPFTFEYTPGDQEAWLNVGGVGLGLIQCPEVPKLDFTNSRGQLQPIISLQVDNIHEAHEELKKKGAEIGEMVYKPQGGYSFTFRDPDGHMGNLWGGWPREES; translated from the coding sequence ATGGCAGTGAGCGTAAAAAACTATGCGGTTGTCCAATTGCCGGTACGTGATCTTGAGGTTTCCGTGAGGTGGTACAAGGAGATTCTTGGCATTCCATTCACATTCGAATATACTCCAGGCGACCAAGAGGCTTGGCTTAACGTTGGGGGTGTCGGACTTGGGCTTATTCAGTGCCCGGAGGTGCCGAAATTGGACTTTACGAATAGCAGGGGTCAGCTCCAGCCAATCATTTCGCTGCAGGTAGACAACATTCATGAAGCGCACGAAGAATTGAAGAAGAAGGGGGCTGAAATCGGCGAGATGGTGTACAAGCCGCAAGGCGGGTACAGCTTTACCTTCCGCGATCCGGACGGTCATATGGGTAACTTGTGGGGTGGTTGGCCAAGGGAAGAAAGCTGA
- a CDS encoding AraC family transcriptional regulator, translated as MDNFKAFECVVEYLENIILCSDEVDYNVISKIAGCPAPLFQRIFVYITGITISEYLRKRRLTLAGYDIRNSSEKIIDIAMKYGFNSHAAFTRAFKEHHKVSPSSVRKFGKPLHDYPRTSFTNIRIVGGKRIMAELKKIEYVEFGARKIVGMMKMTSFQKAGEECWGSAFKEGVFDRIQEIERWICKDMDDYIGLGHMSKFVGKDHFQYIIGKFVELDAPVPEKMYSENISAGTFAKIWIESDNLNDIFDCAYLLCSEAIEKTGYKIDFENFYWCDVYTYDRYCTPLEKGQKIILDYLLPVIKDE; from the coding sequence ATGGATAACTTTAAAGCTTTTGAGTGTGTAGTGGAATACCTGGAGAATATTATACTTTGCTCAGATGAAGTGGATTATAACGTCATTTCTAAAATAGCAGGCTGTCCTGCTCCCTTGTTTCAGCGTATTTTTGTATATATTACAGGTATAACTATTAGTGAGTATTTAAGAAAACGCCGATTGACGTTAGCGGGTTATGATATCAGAAACAGCAGTGAAAAAATTATTGACATAGCTATGAAATATGGTTTTAATTCCCATGCTGCTTTTACAAGAGCATTCAAAGAGCATCACAAGGTTTCTCCTTCTAGTGTTAGAAAGTTTGGTAAACCGCTTCATGATTATCCTCGCACCTCCTTTACAAATATTAGAATTGTAGGAGGAAAGCGAATTATGGCAGAGCTTAAAAAAATCGAGTATGTAGAATTTGGCGCCCGTAAAATTGTAGGCATGATGAAAATGACTTCGTTTCAAAAGGCAGGGGAAGAGTGCTGGGGTTCAGCATTCAAGGAAGGCGTTTTTGACAGAATTCAAGAAATTGAAAGATGGATTTGCAAAGATATGGATGATTATATTGGACTTGGGCATATGAGTAAATTTGTTGGAAAAGATCATTTCCAATATATCATAGGTAAATTTGTAGAACTTGACGCACCTGTTCCAGAAAAAATGTATTCTGAGAATATATCCGCAGGAACATTTGCCAAAATATGGATCGAATCCGATAACCTTAACGATATTTTTGATTGTGCATACTTACTTTGTTCCGAAGCAATCGAGAAAACAGGATACAAAATTGATTTTGAAAACTTTTATTGGTGTGATGTCTACACATATGATAGATATTGCACACCACTGGAGAAAGGACAGAAAATTATTCTTGACTATTTACTGCCAGTAATCAAAGATGAATAG